Genomic DNA from Salinibacter pepae:
GGCGGACAGGCTCGCGTCCGTGTCGGTGGCGAGGGCCCCCTCCAGCACGCCCAGCACGCGGCCCTCCTCCCGGGCGGCGCTCTCGCTGCTCCGGGCCTCGTTCCGGGCGGCCACGAGCATGCCGTCCCGCACCCGTTCGAACTGTTCGACCCCCACGCCGCTGGAGGTGACGTCCTGGGCCCCGTTCGAGGCGTACAGGCCCGTCGCGGCGACGCTGCGGGAGCTGAGGCTCACGCGGCGCCGGCGGTAGCCCTCCGACTCGGCATTGGCGATGTTTTGGCTGGTCGCGTCGATCTTCTCGCCGACGGCGCGCAGCGACGTGCTTCCAATGTCGAACAGCGAGTTGACACTCACGGGACGCGGTCGGGGCCTATCCAACAGTATTGACGAGAGAATGCTCGCCGCCCCCGGACTCGGCCGTCCCGTCGGCGGTGTAGGTGCGGCGGTCGGTGTCGACCGCGGCCTGCTGCACGGCGGCCAGCAGTTCGTGGTTGAGGCCGGCGGCGTGTTCCAGCGCGAACTGAAGCGTGTCGTTGGTCCGCTGGGCCGACTCGGCCCGCTCCAGCACGGCGGCCCGCGCCTCGGCCAGCCGCGTGCTCGCCTCCGCGGAGGGGGCCCGTTGCTCCAGCCCCTCGATCAGGGTCTCGAGGGACGGGGCGTCCGCCTCCAGCTCCAGC
This window encodes:
- a CDS encoding flagellar protein FlgN; the protein is MSFKRLTPVVDKLVETLGEKADAFERLEALFEQQLDALRNGEADALGPLATKAQDCTDTIEDLRRTYRRQARLLVRMLELEADAPSLETLIEGLEQRAPSAEASTRLAEARAAVLERAESAQRTNDTLQFALEHAAGLNHELLAAVQQAAVDTDRRTYTADGTAESGGGEHSLVNTVG